The Lasioglossum baleicum chromosome 10, iyLasBale1, whole genome shotgun sequence genome contains the following window.
AAAcaaaatgctcgattttggacggcaACTGCATCCGCAGAAGTAAAGCTTTCTGCTGGCAGAAACAGCGGGCAGCTATTCGAGCAGTACTGCCCTCAATTCTGTCCtcgtaagagggcagcacggtcgcaatTCTGATTCTGCGTCGCACTAACACTAGTGCCACAGACGAGGTATCTCGCCTGTGTTAGTGCCCTGTATAATGCCaccgccacattagtgcgaccgtgctgccctcttacgaGGGCAGAATTGGGGACAGTAATGCCCGAGCAGCTGACCGCAGCTTGTGTCGACACGCCCTGCCAGCATAAAGCTGGCATCTGCGTCCGAATACATATCGTTTTATGCTGGCAGGGTGCGCCCAGACAACCAGGCCTGCCCTGTGCAGACCCTGCCTAGGGCGGAGAACGGGCAGAATACTGCCGAAGCTACGTTCCGAGCTGCTCAAGGCAGGATTGGCTCAATTTCTGACGAGCATCTGTACGCGCAGCTGTAACTTGTTCTGCCGTCCGTTTGGGCAGAGCTTTGGGCATGGGCAGAAGGAAGCCAGAAAGCTGGCGACTGGATCCCGAATCTGCCTTTGTCtaagagggcagcacgatcGCACAGATGTGGCGGATGCTGTTTCCCTCGTTTTTTTCTCCTTTAATGTgtacaaaatataataaatatataattctgtattaaaaaattggtatttcGAATTGTCAGTAAAAAGGACGGGTGCTGTATATTTggtacaatagaaatttacttcgcttacatctgccacattagtgcgacctacCCTTACCGACGGTGCTGTCCTGTAAAGCGGCGTTCGCCACATCAGtgcgaccgtgttgccctcttaaacaaaggcAGATTCAGAGTCCAGCCGGCAGCTTCCTGGTTTCGTTCTGCCCATGCCCAAAGCCCTGTTCCAACGGACGGCAGAACAAGCTACAGCTGCGCGTACAGACGCTCAtcagaaataaaatgtttagttGTCGGGACGCTGTCCAAAACTGAGCATATCCCAAGCATCCTGAGCTTCGAGCGCGTTCTGCCAGCGTAATGCTTGCCATCTGCTGGCATCGTACGATTGCTtgaggcaggcctggctgactgggtgaTTGCCCCACTAAGTACTTTTTTGCTCCGGAGCATGAATATCGTCATAAATTGCTATTATGTGGTCGCAGAACCACATTTTCTTTATCTTGGGAGACGCAATTCTTGCTTGAAGCAATAAGTTAATCCAGGCCGAATCACAACTATCTAAGGGTGATGGACAGACTTGAACTAATAGGCTCCCTTGAGGAAGAGCTAGATACAGTCATAGAGAAGGTCCATAGAGGTCTTTCTAGTCCTAGGTGGGGTGCTGGCGGAGGGTCAATAGAGGTCCCTCTAAGCTTGGGGTGGTGTGGAGAGGAGTGAAGGAGCTCCATGGAGGCCCGTCCAGGTCCTAAAGGGATCCACAGAGGTCTACCTAGGTCATGTAAGTCCTCTAAGTCCTAAGGAAGTCTATAAAGGCCTCTCTAGTTCTTCGGACAGTCACCTTTTGTGCCTCCCATAGCCATAGCCATAATCGTAGTGTTCCTCTTTTTCTTAGCGGCTGGTGAAGCATGGGCTTCGCTGTTAAATACCGTAGGTTCCGTATACCGTGTTATAAGAGGTTTGAGTGTATGTTAATTGGTTTCAGTTACCGAGTTGAGGTAGCAATCGACAACGTGGTACACTCAAATACATCAGAGCTAATACAAGTACGACCAGTTGTGGAGCTACACAAACGAGCTGCTGCGTTGGTATCATCGATCAGATATTGCAACAACATTGTGGTTTCtttcattgtattttatattacaaCTTTTATATCTTTTCCACTTTGCAACGATCGATGGTCGACGCTGACAACTGAAACGTTGGAAATTCGTTAATATAGCACGCTCGATGATGTCATGAGCAACCTGATGGTGTCGTATTTAATGGCGGTTCTCGCAGTTGTCATTTCGTTCGCTTTGAACTTATACCGTGTAAGCATCACAGAAAGCATTCGCGAATTAATCGGCGGCAAATCACTGTAAcgaaacaatttctattttgtacaTATGCGAAGCTGCTTTTGGCAGTACAGAACCCGCAAGATTTCGCGAATCTGTTTTTCTCCGTCAACGACGTTCTATTACACTTTGTCATCATGTATTTGACCAATTTAAGTGGACAGAGAGTGATAAACACTAGCTCGTACATTTCCAATAATATGTGAGTCTAACCGTTTCAACATGTAATTCATGTTTCATATATGACAGATAAGTAATCACTGTTCTATGAAAATAGATGCAGTTCGGCATGGTACTGTATCCCGTTACGATCacagaaaatattattattcatgCTGATGAGAAGCATGAAAGAAATGCGCTGTAACTTGGGTGGTTTGTACGATCTGGGTTACGAGGGATTCTCGATGGTAATTAGCTGCGTCCAGTTAACAGAGTAACAATCCACGGATCAGGTCAGGAAAAGAAACAGGAAAATATGATATTTCTTTTTGCAGATGATGAGCTCATCTTTCTCATATTTCACTGTTATGTGCTCGACTCAGTGAAAACGAAACGTTGACTAACAGGCGACTCCTCGAGAGATTGGTGCATACTCTTATGGAACGAGACACAACAGATCCTGAGCACATCCTGAAGAGCCGCACTTGTGTCAATTCTCTGAATTAGAACTTGCTTGTACATAGCTGTGCTCTCTATAATAAAGTAATCTATTTTTGCCATTTGATGTTGTGCCAAAAGATTTTAGTTCAAATCATTACAGTTTACAACTAGATTACTAGTTGTTTTAGTTCAAATTATTTTAGTTCAAATAATATGTTAGATATTACTAatctgattacgaatatgaacgGAGCCACAATTGAAGAAATCCACAAATTCGAAAGAAGCTGCTCACGGACAGCCCTACACAACAAGTACATGATAAGGAACACAACACTCTACAACAAAGTCGACGTCCCCCGCATAGACAACCACCTCGTAAAACTGGCACGTGACTGATGTGAGAACTGTTCTGTGCCTGCAACATTTACTTCAAAGCGACAGAAAGACAATCCGCGAAAGAAGAACATCGATATCTTCGAGACAACTCGCAAAAAAAGGAAATACATTTACGCAAGAAAATTCTCTAGAAAAGGAGATAGATAAATGTGCAATGTGTAGTTTGAAATTCTATAAAAGTCATACTCGCGTGCTGGCTGGTGTGATTGTAGTTGCTGCGTGCACTGCACAGTCCCCACGATTTTCGAGCCAATGCTGAACGATATGCACACTCGCAGTTACATAGAATCAAGAATGGTAAAGCAGTGACTTTTGCTGGTTAATTATTAATGGgaaagaaataagagaaaagaAGTTCAGACTGAAGAGTACCATGAATGTTTGATGCTACTCAAGATAGGTATTGACTTCAGTCGATACGTACGATAGTACGTAACTTCCACTAATTTATAGCGGAGGTGGGAGAGCGTGAAAGATTAATGCTACCGAGGTGTAGTCGCGTGTTATCACAAACTTTCCATACAGTCAGTTTTCTAACGTTCAACGAGATGGAGGTGTTTCGGATGAACTTCAGTCTATACTCTTCTGTGTTGTGCTTTACTGCGCTCTGGCCGTATGACGAATCTCTACTAGGAAAGATTCAGAGGGTCACGATTTCTGTGTTTTATCTCACTCTCTTAGCGATACAGGTAATTATGATTTGATTATTTATTAGATTTGTGCTATTGGAGTGATTGGAGACATTCCCACAGTTTAATTATGAAGAATTTATGTCGAACGCGACACGAAAATGGCAAAACCTCGTCAGTGTTActacaattttcgaaaaagtttATAGTATAGTTGACCTTGACGGTTATTGTCGTTTTTTTACACGATTTCGTCAGTCGCCGGTAACGTGAGCTTCTATCTAAACGAACCAATCTCACCTTAAATTTTCTGAATCTGAAATAACGGCGTTGCTAAAAAACAGTAGTTTTCTAGCACCATCTACTACCCAAATAGAGGGGCCAGTTTGCGACCTTTTTAAGACTGCAACATGGAAAGTTACCAGCTAGATACCGAGCATTGCCGATCTTGCTGCTATAATGTTGCTATTTTTAGTTTGTTCTACGTTAGCCAGCCACCTTCTCGTTTCATGTAAAATTAGTATCAACTGTTATCCCGGTTATTTGTTCAGATATCGACGCTAAGATGGGTAGAAAAATCACTGTACAATGTACTGATGATGTTATCGTTCACTTGCCCAATGACACTGTATTTTCTACGGTACGTTGGCTTTGCGGTCAACCGTCCATTAGTAAGTTACAGAACACGTTCACTATCGTTTAGTAATATTaatgttattattatattcgTTATACAACACACAACTTGTGTAATCTTAACATCACGTTACATGTCCTCCTATATGTCTCTAGATGAGAGCTGTGTTCGATAGTTTTTCAAACGATTATAGCGTGACGAAAGATCCTGTCGAATTGGACATATTTGCGAGGCAAATAAAAGGGGCGAAACGCGTGATCTTAGCATTTTTAGGTATTGATACTGAACAGATTTTTTATACACTTTCATATGTATAACCATGAATTGTCTTGCCTTGGTCCCAAAGATATGTCCATCGCAGAAATCAATTAATGAAACCCTGAATTCCAGGCCTAACGGCTGTACTAATAGGATACATGTCTGTGTTAGTACTGATTCCCACAATACTACGCCTTGGTACGCAACTCCAATATCTGCACATATTCGGATTCTTCTATCCTGAGATAAACCGGCAAACTGATTGGGTTAGCATTTTTTTCGTATTCGTTAACATGATGGGTCTCCTATCGATAGCAAGCACGGAATCGGCCGTCGCTGTGATGTCTGCCTATGTGTGTTCACTGCTTGAAATTGCCAGGTATCTTGGAACTATATCTCCAAACTTATGTTCAGCAATCTCATTTTCGCTTGTACCATACGAACCTCATAGGAATAACGATTGGCATCAGTGATCACTTGCCCCAGTAAAcaaaatgctcgattttggacggcaGTTGCGTCCTCAGAATTATTGCTTTCTGCTGACAGAAAGAGCAGGCAGCAGCTCGGGCAGTACTGATTCTGCGTCGCACTAATACTAGTGCCACATATGAGGTACCTCGCCTGTGTTAGTTTTATGTGCAGCCATCTTGCGAGGGCAGAATTGTGGGCAGTACTGCCCGAGAAGCTGACCGCAGCTTGTGGCgacacgccgcacagtggggtgtttggcccgaaaaagtggaaaaaagtcgatatctaaatttttgcgtatggcataaaatttttgttgttcgttgtagttaaaggtctgaagaataggGCTGCAATAgtgttttttctatttgtacacccgtgaagtagtaaatTTCATGGAAAGTCGAGAGACTTTAAGGCGCGCttggcgttcttaaacagtctccaagacagcgtctgttcattggcgattttcaagtgtttgaagGAAAGTTCTGTTAtttcttgtattacaaaagttgttcaggtaggtatacagagcactttcgcatagattttattttgttatcatctaaattagtacagttattaatatttgaatattaccaatcattctgtaagctttttaaagattacaaaactttattgacaattttgttatacTATTGCTCGAGATTGCgtgctctttttggtgtcattacattcggtaaagattcGTGATTATAAGTCAAGAAAGTTTAAATCCGAATATGTCcgaattcaaattttatagcctatttagtattaagcgtttaaCAGCATTTCGCGTACGCCTGCATGTTCGGCTACGCTTGGcctcaaatgaagaagaaatattatccgaggaagaaatttctgatgtgttttcggatgaaaattaatggtaataattttaaaatgttcttacaatatatacatataccgggtgagtcattcagagtgaaacagacgtatatctccgaaattaagcattttgcttaaaaaatgtttcagacaaaagttgtatggtttcgagAGGGCCATAAAACGGCgtcattgatttgaccttggatagtcgtttgaaaatcacgcgaaggtcatcttcaatttcttaaatagaaaaccctattttttattgcatattattGTAACTtgttttcagagctttccaaaacgctataatacaatatttttttcttaaatacttttcaagttataatagtgcaaatattccactatcgcctcgctttttcaggggttctcgataatctgagaaaaaaatgtttcgaacaaaagaggaacagtattcagtcgtctacaaatttcaatatataaaagttaaaaaaaatttgtttttttccaaaaaattgatgtaaatttgattttttaaatattaaaatgaattttggatttcataatgttgtagctgatcttgagacgaatccaacggtatataatattataacctcgagtctataaataacgctaaaatagttttttccactttttcagtcCAAATACGCCAATGTGCGCCGTGCCAGCATGAAGCTGGCATCTGCGTCTGAATAAAtatcgctttatgctggcaggGTGCGCTGTTCAAAATTGAGCATATTCCAAGCATCCTGAGCTTCGAGCTCGTTCTGCCAGCGTAATGCTTGCTAGCTGCTGACATCGTACGATTGCAGGCTGGGCTCGATTTCTGCTtgaggcaggcctggctgactgggtgaTTGCACCACTAAGTACTTTTTTGCTCCGGAGCATGAATACCGTCATAAATTGCTATTATGTGGTCGCAGAACCACATTTTCTTTATGTTGGGAGACGCAATTCTTGCTTGAAGCTGAAGATAAGTTATTCCAGACCGAATCACAACTATCTGAGGCTGATGGACTGACTTGAACTAATAGGCTGCCTTAGTAATAGGAAGAGCTAGGCACAGAGGTCTTTCCATAGAGGTCTTTCTAGTCCTAGGGGTGATGGCGGGGGGTCAATAGAGGTCCTTCTAAGCTTGGGGTGGTGTGGAGAGGAGTGAGGGAGCTCCATGGAGGCCTGTCTAGGTCCTAAATGGATCCACAGAGGTCTACCTAAGTCAGGCATGGTCAGAAATAGCACGTGTGCTAGGGATTCTAAGGGAATACAGGTGGAATACCCCCCCTTCTCGCGGCCGCGTGTCTCGAtccccgtggcggccatagTGCTCGGAGCAACTACGGCCGCGAAGGTGattgagacgcgcggccgggagaagtgggagTATTCCACGGCTATTCCTTGAGAACCCCTAGCACGCGTGCTATTTCTGGCCATGCCTGATCTAGGTCATGTAAGTCCTAAGGAAGTCTACAAAGGTCTCTCTAGTTCTTCGGATAGTCACCTTTTGTGCCTCTCATAGCCATAGTCATAGTCGTAGCGTTCCGCTTTTTCTTAGTACATAGCTGGTGGAGCATAGACTTCGCTGTTAAATACCGTAGATTCGGTATAACATGTTATAAGAGGTTTAAGTGTATCTTAATTGGTTTCAGTTACCGAGTTGAGTTAGCAATCGACAACGTGGTACACTCAAATACATCAGAGCTAATACAAGTACGACCAGTTGTGGACCTACACAAACGAGCTGCTGCGTTGGTATCTTCATCCAGATATTGCAACATTACTGTTTATTTCATTGTATTTTGTATTacaacttttatattttttcaccTTGCAACGATCAATGGTCGACGCTGACAACTAAACGTTGGAAATTCATTAATATAGCAGGGTCGATGATATCTTGAACAACCTGATGGTGTCGTATTTAATAACGGTTCTCACAGTTGTCATTTCGTTCGCTTTGAACTTATACCGTGTAAGCATCACAGAAAGCATTCGCGAATTATTCGGCGGCAAAGCACTGTAAcgaaacaatttctattttgtacaTATGCGAAGCTGCTTTTGGCAGTACAGAACCCGAAAGATTTCGCGAATCTGTTTTTCTCCGTCAACGACGTTCTGTTACACTTTGTCATCATGTATTTGACCAATTTAAGTGGACAGAGAGTGATAAACACTAGCTCGTacattttcaataaaatgtGAGTTTAACAGTTTAAACATGTAATTCATGTTTCATATATGACAGATAAGTAATCACTGTTCTATGAAAATAGATGCAGCTCGGCATGGTACTGTATCCCGTTACGATCacagaaaatattattattcatgCTGATGAGAAGCATGAATGAAATACGCTGTAACTTGGGGTGTTTGTACGATCTGGGTTACGAGGGTTTCTCGATGGTAATTAACTGCGTCTAGTTAACAGAGTAACAAATCCACGAATCAGGTCAGGAAAAGAAACTATGATATTTCTTTTTGTAGATGATGAGCACATCTTTCTCATATTTCACTGTTATGTGCTCGACCCAGTGAAAACGAAACGTTGACCAACAGGCGACTCCTCGAGAGATAAGTATGGAATTATAGGTATTATGGAACGAGACACAACAGATCCTGAGCACATCCTGAAGAGCCGCACTTGTGTCAATTCTCTGAACTAGAACTTGCTTGTACCTAGCTGTGCTCTCTATAATAAAAAGTAAACTATTTTTGCCATTTGATGTTGTGCCAAAAGATTTTAGTTCAAATCACTACAGTTTACAACTAGATTACTTACTTAAACTAGATACAACCCTTACAATACAAACCAAAAAGCTGCCAGGCTAATTATACGGCACCACAGAATATTCTACCACAAAATTCCAATCCCACCAAGTCGAAATAATATGTTAGATATTACTAATCTGATTGCGAATATGAATGGAGCCACAATAGAAGAAATCCACAAATTCGAAAGAAGCTGCTCACGGACAGCCCTACACATATACAGAAACACTCGCAACAAAACACTCTACAACAATGCCGACGTCCCCCGCATAGACAACCACCTCATAAAACTGACACGTGACTGATGTGAAAACTGTTTTGTGCCTGCAACAATTGCTTCAAAGCGACAGCAAGACAATCCACGAGAGAAGAACATCGATTTCTTCTAGACAACTCGCAAAAAAAGGAAATACATTTACGCAAGAAAATTCACTGGTAAAAGGAGATAGATAAATGTGCAATGTGTAGTTTGAAATTCTATAAAAGTTATACTCGCGTGCTGGCTGGTGTTTTTGTAGTTGTATGCGTGCACAGTCCCCACGATTTTCGAGCCTATGCTGAAACGATATGCACACTCGCAGGTACATAGAATCAACAATGCTAAAGCAGTGAATTTTGCTGGTTAATTATTAATGGgaaagaaataagagaaaagaAGGTGAGAATGAAGACGACCATGAATGTTTGATGCTACCTCAAGACAGGTATTGACGCCAGTCGATACCGGTCGGAAGTACGTAATTTGCGCCAATTTATAGTGGAAGTGGGACCGCGTGTATGATTAATGCTACCGGGATGTACTGGCGTCTTATCACAAACTTTCCATACAGTCAGTTTTCTAACGTTCAACGAGATGGAGGAGTTTCGGAAGAACTTCAGTCTATACTCTTCTGTGCTGTGTTGTACTGCGCTATGGCCTTACGACGAATCTCTATTAGGAAAGATTCAGAGGGTCACGATTCCTGTGTTTTATCTCAGTCTCTTAGGGATACAGGTAATTATGATTTGATTATTTATTAGATTTGTGCCATTGGAGACATTCCCACAttttaattatgaaaaattCATGTCGAACGCGACACGAAAATGGCAAAACCTCGTCAGTCTTACTACTGTTTTCTAGTATCGTACCAAAACCCAATTAGAAATTTTTATCAGAAAAAGTTGCCCTTGTCGATTTTTTACACGATTTCATCAGGTGTCATGAAAACCGTAGTTTTCTAGCATCATCTGCCCAAATAGAGGAGCCAGTTAGCGAACTTGTTAAGACTGCAACATGGAAAGTatccatctaaatttttcagcATTGTCGGTTTTACTGCTACAATGTTGCCATTTTCGACCTGTTCTGAGTCAGCCAGCCATCTTCTCCTTTCATGTAAAATTAGTATCCACTTTATTAGTATCCTGGTTATTTGTTTAAAACGaatgaaatgttgttcagataTCGACGCTAAGATGGGTAGAAAAATCACTGTACAATGTACTGATGATGTTATCGTACACTTGCCCAATGGCAATGTTTTTTCTACGGTACGTTGGCTTTGCTGTCAACCTTCCATTAGTAAGTTACAGAACACATTAACTATCGTTTAGTaatgttaatataattattaaattcgttAAACAATACATAACTTGCGTAATCTTATCGTCTCCTTATATGTCCTCCTATATGTCTCTAGATGAGAGCTGTGTTCGATAGTTTCTCAAACGATTATAGTGCGACGAAAGATCCTGTCGAATTGGATATATACAAGAGGCAGATAATAGTGGCGAGACGGGTGATCTTAGCATATTTAGGTACTGATATTGAACAGATTTTTATAACATTTGATGTGTATGACGATGAGTTGTCTTGCCTTGGTCCTAAAAATCCATTCATCACAGAAACCAATTAATGAAACCCTGAATTCCAGGCCTAACGGCTGTACTAATAGGATACATGTCTGTGTTAGTACTGATTCCCACAATACTACGCCTTGGTACGCAACTCCAATATCTACGCATATTCGGATTCTTTTATCCTGAGATAAACCTTCAAACTGATTGGGTTAGCATTTTTTTCGTATTGGTTAACGGGATGGGTATCCTAACGCTAGCAAGCACGGAATCGGCAGTCTCTGTGATTACTGCCTATATTTGTGGACTGCTTGAAATTGCCAGGTATCTTGGAACTATATCTCCAAACTTATGTTCAGTCATCTCATTTTCGCTTGTAACATACGGACCTAATACGAATGATGATTGACATCGGCCATTGCTCACTAAATAGCCCCACCAAGGACTTTTTTGCTCCGGGGTATGAATATCGTCATAAATTGCTATTGTGTGGTCAATTCTAGCCGGAAGTTACCGTCGACCGAGTCACAAGTGTTTAGGCTTATAGACAGACTTGAACTAataggttcaccgcatggtagTCTTTCTAGGTTCTAATGGGGGAGGGGAGAAATAGAAATCTCTTTAGGTCTTGGGTGGTGTGGTGGGGAGTGAGGAAGCTCTATAGGGACCCGTCTAGGTCCTAGAGGGGTACACTGGGGTCTACCTACATCATGTAAGTCCCCTAGGTCCTAAGATAGTCTATAAAGGTCTCTCTGATAGTCACTTTTTGTTTCTCCCATAGCCATAGCCATAGCCATAGTCGTTGCGTTCCTCTTTTTCTTAGCGGCTGGTGGAGCATGGGCTTCGCTGTTAAATACCGTCTGTTTCGTATTCCGTATTATAAGAGGTTTGACTGTATGTTAATTGTTTTCAGT
Protein-coding sequences here:
- the LOC143212829 gene encoding uncharacterized protein LOC143212829, which translates into the protein MLPRCSRVLSQTFHTVSFLTFNEMEVFRMNFSLYSSVLCFTALWPYDESLLGKIQRVTISVFYLTLLAIQISTLRWVEKSLYNVLMMLSFTCPMTLYFLRYVGFAVNRPLMRAVFDSFSNDYSVTKDPVELDIFARQIKGAKRVILAFLGLTAVLIGYMSVLVLIPTILRLGTQLQYLHIFGFFYPEINRQTDWLPS